A single genomic interval of Daucus carota subsp. sativus chromosome 1, DH1 v3.0, whole genome shotgun sequence harbors:
- the LOC108204525 gene encoding lysine-specific demethylase JMJ28 isoform X4, whose amino-acid sequence MAKTEPLPEDLRCNRTDGRKWRCNRPVMENKKLCEIHHLQGRHRQHKEKVPDFLKLERKPNRTSSQELGVWRKDEKRAKKRKILSGFDENFDGSLREIEMSRGDLKLDLIREFLKREVVKRKERKIQESEEESDDLVIAKTLSQSGENLRNAGGYSGKGGLGGLISCSLDESGFGSKNDEPILSTVVETLNSLREAKLSTGGKRMKCHWCHRSSYHTLVKCTSCHKQFFCEDCIKARCLNKQELKMACPVCIGTCNCRACLTNQSNDGEEKDYYNDDTKLLHYLIHVLLPVIAKVNHDQIIELEFESIIKGKRLYELHIPQIKCGYRELPSCNNCKASVVDFHRSCTRCSYNICLSCCRESRQGQSRGEINENKMTCLNGKNDDSSDDGLLLKRRYNTSRQGSCRNSSAAPTIQQKLNDCADKNIPCPDHSFDGFVNNLELRSVFPFGWLNELQSSVEEIVDSYVLPKTPDYGPQCSICRKTDHRVNRIRLLQETARRTDPSDNFLYYPTVQDLRIENLEHFQKHWGKGHPVILRNLIKSTSKLSWDPFIMFYNFLGLENSNHQNYNIKSNNCLDWCEVEICNKKTFMGSLDGHPNANVCRDTVKFRGWLSPQLFQQHFPAHHAAILDALPLKEYINPECGILNLALKLPNEMPMANLGPCIYLTYGAPEELAQANFLTRLSYESYDVVNILAHATDVPINVEELNRLRELLNRRKEQDNRRSKADATGQPLENQLDVTSMIHREDVEEMTRKISLYSEDTEESVSQDVTAENLKVVDEVLMPYTDLDRGCAQTLIDLNIPVASEPDVEYDSEATVSATIQGEEDSENESFFHDNIENSGYDDNKSASSCGAVWDIFRREDVQKLLEYLTRYSNELTQAYGSPKEVVHPILDQSLFLDAFNIMRLKEEFHIEPWTFKQNIGEAVMIPAGCPYQVRKLKIGRRTPSTSPRS is encoded by the exons ATGGCTAAAACAGAGCCCTTGCCGGAGGATCTCCGGTGCAACAGAACCGACGGCCGAAAATGGCGCTGCAATCGTCCGGTAATGGAGAACAAGAAGCTGTGTGAGATTCACCATCTCCAGGGTCGCCATAGACAACACAAAGAAAAAGTCCCAGACTTTTTGAAACTTGAGAGAAAGCCAAACAGGACCTCAAGTCAAGAACTTGGGGTTTGGAGAAAAGATGAGAAAAGGGCTAAAAAGAGGAAGATATTAAGTGggtttgatgaaaattttgatgggtCTTTGAGGGAGATTGAGATGAGTAGAGGTGATTTGAAGTTGGACTTGATTAGGGAGTTTCTGAAAAGGGAAGTTGTCAAGAGGAAGGAGAGAAAGATTCAAGAAAGTGAAGAGGAGAGTGATGATTTGGTGATAGCCAAAACCCTGTCTCAGTCGGGTGAGAATTTGCGTAATGCAGGTGGTTATAGTGGTAAAGGAGGGCTAGGAGGGCTAATATCTTGTTCTTTAGACGAAAGCGGATTTGGTTCTAAGAATGATGAGCCGATTCTTAGTACTGTAGTGGAG acCTTGAATAGTTTGCGAGAAGCAAAGTTGTCGACGGGAGGGAAAAGAATGAAATGTCATTGGTGTCATAGAAGTAGCTACCATACGCTAGTTAAGTGTACAAGTTGCCACAAACAATTCTTTTGTGAAGATTGTATTAAAGCAAG GTGTTTAAACAAGCAGGAACTTAAGATGGCATGCCCAGTTTGCATTGGTACTTGCAATTGCAGGGCTTGCTTAACAAATCAATCTAatgatggagaagaaaag GATTACTATAATGATGATACTAAgctcctccactatctcatccATGTGCTTCTTCCTGTAATTGCAAAAGTTAACCATGACCAGATCATTGAGTTAGAATTTGAATCTATAATTAAAG GAAAGAGGCTCTATGAATTGCACATACCACAAATTAAATGTGGCTACAGGGAGTTACCCTCTTG CAATAATTGCAAAGCTTCTGTTGTGGATTTTCATAGAAGCTGTACGAGATGTTCATATAATATATGCCTAAGTTGCTGCCGGGAGTCTCGACAAGGACAATCCAGGGGAGAAAttaatgaaaacaaaatgacCTGTTTAAATGGGAAGAATGATGATTCATCTGATGATGGACTACTATTAAAAAGGAGGTATAACACTTCAAGGCAAGGTTCTTGCAGAAATTCATCCGCTGCTCCAACCATACAGCAAAAGCTGAATGACTGTGCAGATAAAAATATTCCTTGCCCAGACCATAGTTTCGATGGTTTTGTAAACAACCTTGAGTTAAGAAGTGTGTTCCCGTTCGGCTGGTTAAATGAGCTGCAATCAAGTGTAGAAGAAATCGTTGATAGCTATGTTCTTCCGAAGACTCCAGATTATGGACCACAGTGCTCAATATGTAGAAAGACAGATCATAGAGTGAACAGAATCAGATTGTtgcaagaaacagctaggagaACTGATCCAAGTGATAACTTCCTATATTATCCCACTGTCCAGGATCTTCGTATTGAAAATCTAGAACACTTCCAAAAGCATTGGGGTAAAGGTCATCCTGTTATACTTCGCAATTTAATCAAGAGCACTTCAAAGTTGAGCTGGGATCCATTTATCATGTTCTACAATTTTCTTGGACTTGAGAATTCGAATCATCAAAAttacaatataaaatcaaataattgcTTGGATTGGTGTGAG GTTGAAATTTGTAATAAGAAGACATTTATGGGGTCTTTGGATGGACATCCAAATGCAAACGTGTGTCGAGACACAGTGAAATTTCGGGGTTGGCTGTCTCCTCAATTATTCCAACAACATTTTCCGGCCCATCATGCCGCGATATTGGATGCTTTACCACTCAAAGAGTACATAAATCCAGAGTGTGGTATTTTAAACCTAGCTCTAAAGTTGCCTAATGAAATGCCAATGGCTAACTTAGGTCCTTGTATCTACCTAACATATGGTGCACCGGAGGAACTTGCCCAAGCTAATTTTCTGACAAGGCTATCATATGAGTCCTATGATGTG GTTAATATTCTTGCACATGCAACAGATGTTCCGATAAATGTTGAAGAGCTTAATAGACTGAGAGAATTGCTAAATAGGCGCAAGGAACAAGATAATAGGAGGTCTAAAGCAGATGCTACTGGCCAACCTTTGGAAAATCAACTGGATGTGACATCGATGATACATAGGGAGGATGTGGAAGAGATGACAAGAAAAATATCACTATATAGTGAAGACACTGAAGAATCTGTGTCGCAGGATGTAACTGCAGAAAATTTAAAAGTAGTGGATGAAGTTCTCATGCCTTATACTGATTTAGATAGAGGTTGTGCACAAACTCTAATAGACCTAAATATACCAGTAGCAAGTGAACCAGATGTTGAATATGATTCAGAGGCCACAGTCTCTGCAACCATTCAAGGGGAAGAAGACTCTGAAAATGAGAGTTTCTTTCATGATAATATAGAAAACTCAGGTTATGATGACAACAAATCAGCAAGTTCTTGCGGTGCCGTGTGGGATATATTTCGCCGGGAGGATGTACAGAAGCTTCTAGAGTACCTCACACGGTACTCTAATGAGTTGACTCAGGCATATGGTTCTCCAAAGGAG GTCGTTCATCCAATTCTTGATCAGAGTTTGTTCCTagatgcatttaatataatgcGACTAAAGGAAGAGTTCC ATATCGAACCATGGACATTTAAGCAGAACATTGGAGAAGCAGTTATGATTCCAGCCGGATGTCCCTATCAAGTTAGAAAACTCAAG ATTGGCCGAAGAACTCCGTCTACTTCCCCAAGGTCATAA